The following are encoded in a window of Vicia villosa cultivar HV-30 ecotype Madison, WI unplaced genomic scaffold, Vvil1.0 ctg.000144F_1_1_1, whole genome shotgun sequence genomic DNA:
- the LOC131624601 gene encoding uncharacterized protein LOC131624601 — protein sequence MAAVLAALAQTNALIQQQNDRIGALEKKRRSKTPPDHKSRPHREAIPKKRPRSPSPREHVGPASKKGYDDRRSRRYSQSPRPKRRSRSSPKYEDNRRRHRRSRSRFATLSASDEEEDRRGPLSHVILEAPLPIGLEKPPPLGTYDGTTDPGEHIENIDALLDY from the coding sequence ATGGCCGCCGTCCTGGCCGCCCTTGCACAAACGAATGCCCTTATCCAGCAGCAGAACGACAGGATCGGGGCACTCGAGAAAAAGCGTCGCTCAAAGACTCCCCCGGACCACAAATCTCGCCCCCATCGCGAGGCGATCCCCAAGAAACGCCCTCGTTCCCCCTCTCCGAGGGAACACGTAGGTCCCGCTTCCAAGAAGGGGTACGACGACCGCCGCTCTCGGCGCTACTCTCAGTCTCCTCGACCGAAAAGAAGATCCAGGTCATCCCCGAAATACGAGGACAACCGCAGGCGACACAGGCGAAGTCGCAGCCGATTCGCCACGCTTTCCGCCAGTGACGAAGAAGAAGATCGTCGGGGCCCTCTGTCCCACGTAATCTTGGAGGCGCCCTTGCCGATCGGTCTCGAGAAGCCCCCACCACTTGGCACGTACGACGGGACGACAGACCCAGGCGAGCACATCGAGAACATCGACGCCCTCTTAGATTACTGA